A portion of the Caenorhabditis elegans chromosome III genome contains these proteins:
- the cisd-3.2 gene encoding Iron-binding zinc finger CDGSH type domain-containing protein (Confirmed by transcript evidence), translating into MLGRTCQKLQAAAPIQSSIRGKARGVVVQSYSADVLPYKGQPAGTKSNRVKLEAGKTYHWCSCGLSITQPFCDGTHKTPGLTNVRPVSFQVEKTGIYPMCDCKQTGTRPICDGKHADVSKAPRDLNATRMVAFDESPVYAGVAQKLGYKPKNGGFQ; encoded by the exons caatcaTCGATTCGTGGAAAAGCACGTGGCGTCGTTGTTCAAAGCTATTCTGCAGACGTTTTGCCGTACAAAGGGCAGCCAGCAGGCACAAAGTCGAATCGTGTGAAGCTTGAAGCCGGAAAAACGTATCATTGGTGCTCATGCGGGTTGAGCATCACTCAG ccaTTCTGCGACGGAACCCACAAAACGCCCGGATTAACCAACGTTCGCCCCGtcagttttcaagttgaaaaaactggaatttatCCAATGTGTGACTGCAAACAGACTGGAACTCGACCAATTTGCGATGGAAAACACGCTGAT gtatcCAAAGCTCCACGTGATCTAAACGCTACGAGAATGGTTGCATTCGACGAATCGCCAGTTTACGCAGgagttgctcaaaaattgggaTATAAGCCGAAAAATGGTGGATTCCAGTAG